The Glycine max cultivar Williams 82 chromosome 17, Glycine_max_v4.0, whole genome shotgun sequence genome contains the following window.
catttatgagaccagatgtcaggcccggcggtggattgtcgcagctcgcgcttatttgctgcaccttgtcggttgcactctttttgctaataagagtgcaacatacgtgcatgtggtccatcttgacgctttccgggacctcgctcatagtggtggttacgcttggggggttgccgcgctggttcatatgtacgaccagttagatgaggcttgtaGGACCACCACCAGACAGCTTGCGGGGTACTTGACGCTATTTCAGGTAAATTTTGTAGGACCATCGAccagtgggagtctgtacctgtttgttttgtaggtactgtctataaaaaacaccagatgacatgcattgcataactttactgcatctgggtgacaccaaaacagatcacgcaccacaacttcatccttcaatctatgccaatgaatgtattgatcacgttcgagaagcttcatcagatgctgcatttcggtatcagctcctcttattgaagaacgatatgcacttcttgcattgtaaatttgctttatcgtggtgtaactgtcggcattgtgttccttcaacgttagcaagatgtttttcggtttcaccatcgactttgtcatatcagcaataattttcttttcttccttagtcaatcgcccggcgtatggatgtccaactaaggacttcgccaattcatgattatgaatcccacagatcaacttcaccatccaaccttcccctccacgcactggtttcccacgaagcctgaagggacaaccacatttcctactcccggtgtcttttctaacgaattctttatttctacacttgtacgtaccactcctttcacacccaattaacacaaatgaacttcttcctctgctaccggtctctgtgtcagatctcataatcactgcaacaaatccattttcatgggcaactgttcgagcccattgcaaaacatcatctcgagtagtgaatacctacaacgcaaccctaacacattaattttcgtacaaaccatcaattcaaccaatgactcaaattatctatgattacctgagatgtattaaaagcatttgaacaatcgacatgtcgttcattcactccacattcttcttgattatcataatcataatccatatcaacttcgtgtgacatcgcaaagtcatacctccattgatcttcgtccatcttaaggacatatgcatcatacacaagtacattcaaattatcatataaccacatccaaaaatttactacaccttaaataacaaacatattaataggacatatgcatcatacacgactatattaaaattatcactatattctaaatttataactacattatttacttaaactaaacttatcactataataaacaactaataaaacatttttgtaccattatacatttaagttacctaaatcatttaatattataccattatacctaattaaatcaataatccacaacatatataaaccagaaataaaaaaaaattataaaacagaaatatatataccattataaaacaaaaaaaattataatccacaatatatatcattatacctaattaaaccaataattcattattaactaacagaaatatatataaaacagaaattaaaaaaattataaaacagaaattaaaaaaattataaaacagaaattaataaattagtaataatttaacattccggaagaaggtcttccggaagtggTCATTCCGGACCTTCCTCCTTCTGTGCCTAAAATTTTTCCGGAGCACTTCTTCcggtttttcttctctaaagcTAACCGGAAACGAAATAAACGCGTATACCTCCGACGAAATAGGTACAACTGCCACTAATAAAACTTCAGTGGTCATTCCGGACCTTCCTCCTTCTGtgcctaaaatttcttccggatacattttttactgtttttcttctctaaaagctAACCGGAAAACGAAATAAACGCGTACCTCCGACAAAATAGGAACAACAGCCACTAATAAAACTTCAaccaccaaatcttcaaatacttCACTTCACTGGACCACCAACAGACTGCTGAAGGGACCACCACCGAAACAACagcaaacggaagaagaaacaaagcaaacggaagaagaaacaaagcaaacggaagaagaaagaaagaaagcgcAGTAAAACACAGTCTGAAGacgttaatttaaagaaatttacacaagggcaaaatcgtcattacgtacgcattaaaaaaaaaaataacttccggaagaagcttcttccggaagacactggaattcttccggaagaagcttcttccggaaacattccggatgacgttcttccggaagttgtCTGTGAGTTTTTCCGGAAGACACAAattattcttccggaagaaggttcttccgaaaactttccggaaaaattatttccggaaactttccggaagaaccttcttccggaagaataatTGCTGAAGGGCAGTTTCGCCACTTCActgtttgctgggtgccccagcaataatgctgggtgcacgtagcaactcccGAATGAAGATCATAGGGAATGAAATATCAGACTCATCGGAGTGTTGAACCAAAACGGTATAAAATACTAATTGAAAACAACATGTTGAGATTCTTTTTGGGTTTCTTTCtagctttatttttattttcttcttttaacaaGTCCTAAATGGCATCATTTCCAGTTCCACCCATACCTGATATCTAGCGTACTAACAGGACTATGAATGGGGAGGGGGGGTGTTAATTCAACAAGTTGGGGGACTAATTTGAAACTTTGATAAAGcataagaaaattttgattttttttttaaaagacgtCGAGGGAagaatatatacttttttttttcattttgacttTCATGTAGTGAAGTCTGTTTCTCGTCAGAATTCTACAAGAAATTTGATCATGGTTTCTTCTTTGATTGGACATATTACAATAACTAGTAACAAGTTAAATTGAGTTAGATTAATTggaaattttcaatattttcgaaacaaaatatttttcggCAATTAGCTTTTGGAAGACGTTTAACACTTGCATCTGATTTTATCCACTGccaaaatctaaaaaattgaCAGATAGTGCCAATACATTTACTtccaatatcaaattcagtaaTTAGTATCAATATTATTGAAAGATGGTGTTCTAGTTGACTTGCTGAACGATTCTGTCAATAGTCGCTTGTCGGACAACAGCTTTCGTTCAATAATTCTTGATactaattagtaattagtaGAGAAAGTAACTCCTAAATTTCCATTTAGTGTGCGAACCCACGCAATAGAATAACAGTAATCATAATGCTCTTATGTCCCCTTCCTATGGATaacatcttattttttattcttgaattCTGGTCCAATTCTCCAAGAAGGaatagttgtaaaaaaaaatacagtaatAAAAACAAAGACATTACAGCATGCATTTTGGGTGAAACGGTTCAGCAATTTTCAAGGGTGGGGTGTAATTTACAAATAACATACGGAAAAACAGCAAAGTTAGGTGGGATGTAAATGTGTAATAAACTACTATGTATTTTTTTCCCCTCTTTTTTCTGTGAGACTTTTGAGACGGGGTGCGGGGGATAATTCCACCTAACATCTTTTACAAAAGACCTAATGCTCGTATGGCAAAAGGAATTGTCAAAATCGAATGTTAGAGGAAAAAATCATTCAGAAGGCTTAACACACATCTAACCTACAGTAGAATTGATTCTatgaattctaattaaactCCCTATATTACATTACAATAACAAAGACCACTTTCATTAAAGGTCTATAGTGATTCCAAATGACCCGTATACAAATGAACGGATCccacaaaaaaaagtatataaaaagaaTGCATTACCTCTGATATCTTGTTGTGTACTTCCACATTTAACACAACCCTTCACAATACTTGTTGCTATTTCATACTTCCAAGTCAGAAATCTTCTAACAGGCTGCTATTGGTTTACTTTTCATATGTCTTTTCATGTGGAATTCAAAATTATATCCATAAAGCCCCAGTGAAAATTAGAAGGGAGTctttgttgattgaattgttTGACTTTCCCATCATATGAACAATTTTTATCACTCTCAAAATGCAAATTTACACGAGAGTTCATTCATCACTTCCACTGCTAATTCTACCTGAAGTCAGAAGATCAAAATAGCAGGTTATATTATGGATACATATCTCTCAAAGGAAGATGGGCAGCAGAAACTAAAGCTTATCAAAACACCTGATGATCTTTTCCCTTCCATggcttctttcttctcttggcAACTTGAGCACAGGAAAGGTCCGTCCCAGGGACGAAATTTTCGAGAGTCGGGTGCACCCTCGTGTATTGAAATACCCTCTCCAGGTTTTATCTCTACTTGACATACTGCACACATAAACAACTTGAACATGTTGCAGACTGGATATTTAGTATCTAACCTGCATTTCagacaaacatattttattgtcAAGAGAAAAAACTAGAGAGCATGTGGTTAACTTCGGCAAGCTGCTACAAAACTAAACCTCTCTGAAAGCATGGCAGATCCTTCCTCGTACAATTCTTCTACTACATCTGGCTCCATGTACTCTTTGTCAATATAAGAAGATGATTCAGAAGATTTTTTACGAAACATGGACTTGAGCATTCCCTTTACTGGCCTCTTTGTTTGTGGCGCAGAAACAGGTGGTTTCTCCTGAGGTAATATATCAACTACAATGCAGGTTGTATCATCTCTAAGTCCCTTTGCTTGTACAGCTTCCTGAAGATAGAAAGAGACAGGGGAACAAACaagacaaaaacataattaatggcACCAAATGACAGTTATCAGGAGAAACTAATTCAAAGTTGCAAACAAGGTAGCTTATGATGCTTAAGTCAGGATTACTACTAACATTAAAATGGgtccagtaaaaaaaattcacaatgaTTCAAAATATGCACATTAATCTCACTTTAACAATATGTGGTGCAGCAGCATCGGCTGGCATTCCACGACAACAATCAAGGGCTACTTCTGCAGGTAGAGAATCCCAAACACCATCACTGCAGATAACAAGCCGGCCTCCAGCAGTGGACATCtaagtaaagagaaaaaaatggggAGGGAAGGGAAGAAATCAAATTcttcatttaaaaaagaaaaaagaaagagacatATATTTACATAGAAAACAGAAGATAAATTCACAACCAAAGAATCCAATCATTTGATCCACATAATATCCTGAACCATCATGCAGTTGGCAGAAATACTTGCTTAGAAGAgatgaacaaaattaaaatccGTGTAGGATCAAACAGAAGAAGACAAAGGAACTATGTAAACTAAGTAGCCTTTTCAGCAAAAAAGTGTACAAGAGAAAGGTTACTGATTAACATAAGCCCAACACTGCTTTAAGTGAAAGATAGAGTAGAGACCAACCTTCACTTGCTTTACATACGGGACAGGTACAATAAATTCACCAATATCCATATCTCCAATAGATCGTGAGAGACACAAACCACCAGGCCAACATCTCAAAGGACCAACCTTTGATACAAATTAATCTAGTCAGGCatattaatatcataaacactttttcaataatattgGTAAACAAAACATGAGTACAAAACCTAAACAAAAGTGTACCCAAAAGATTGTAAAAGTTTTAAAGAAACACAGAGAACTATGCCTATTAGTTTCCTCTAGTTTTGCAGGATGTGATTCACCCAGTTTACTTCTTAATCTCTGAATATGCAGTGTAATAGGGAAAGCATCGAAAAATATAAGTATCATAAGGAATCAGATACAAGAACAAGCAGTTCTCTTTCTTATTCTGTAGTGGTGGGGAGTGGGTGTGTTGAAGCTAGTTATGGAGGAAACACTATTTAAGTTAAAAGGGATCATGATTAAAAGGGAATGTACCTCTGCACCTCCCCCTGTATTTAGCCGACCAACTTCACCACCGCTAGAGGTGATCCGCACCCTCCTGATGAAAGTAAAAGAAGGGGTAAGTCTATGTTATAACAGTGAAATTCCAAACAGTGTtacaaaaaacatttaattaactTACTCTTCTTCATTCGTTTCTAGCCTGTGATCTGCGGACAAGTAATAAAGCTCACCATCAGAAGATTCAAGGACGCAACGGGAATCACCAACTGATGCAACTGTTACAACCCATCCTTCTATAATGACAAAGGTGACAGTTGTTCCAGATTTTTGgcctgtaacaaaaaaatattaattcagaAGTATAAAAACTATCAATCACAAGTCAGTTACACCATTAACTTCCATTAGTAATTGATATTCTTCATCATGTTTTAAATCTAGGTTGCAGTGCAATCGTAGTCACAACCATTTTGCAGTTTGATGCAAATCAATGCGGTCAGAAGTGCAATGCAACAGTGGCAGTTGCTGCAATCCAGAGGTAGCAATTGCATCATGTAATGCTATCTATAATTTAACTCCTAAGCCAACTCTACGGTCcatataaataaacataaataatattaaacaaataaCAGTCACCATGCACTATGTGTTACCATTACCAACCTTAATGGTCAAGCTTAAGTAAATTTAGTACTAATAAACTTTACTGGCATGGCCAATTAACCCCCCAACAAGAGCTAGGGGTCTATGGGAAAATGCTACAAAAAGAAGTGAATCCAGTATGTTTTATTTCTAGAATCTCTGGCTGAAACTAagcaaaattcattaaaattccaGAAAGGAGTAagcacataaataatttttagaaagGAACCTACAAACTCAACTAGCTCTAATCAAGGAAACATGAAACCGCACTATGGGGATATTTTAAGAAAGAATTTCCTGTTAAGAAATTTGCACACTCAAGTCAAAGCAATGTCAAACTGGTAAAAGGTAGTTGGAGCTGATACCTGGAAGAAGTTTAAAAAACCTCATCCTTAAACCAATTCCTATATGGAGTTTCACAAAGCCTTACAGACATGGTGATTAAAAAAACTGCCTTTCCCACTTTATATAGTAGTT
Protein-coding sequences here:
- the LOC100816201 gene encoding probable protein phosphatase 2C 12 — its product is MAARSDHQTVPLSVLLRRELANEKIEKPEIAHGQACQSKKGEDLTLLKTECQRVVGDGVSTYSVFGLFDGHNGSAAAIYSKENLLNNVLSAIPPDLNRDEWIAALPRALVAGFVKTDKDFQEKGQKSGTTVTFVIIEGWVVTVASVGDSRCVLESSDGELYYLSADHRLETNEEERVRITSSGGEVGRLNTGGGAEVGPLRCWPGGLCLSRSIGDMDIGEFIVPVPYVKQVKMSTAGGRLVICSDGVWDSLPAEVALDCCRGMPADAAAPHIVKEAVQAKGLRDDTTCIVVDILPQEKPPVSAPQTKRPVKGMLKSMFRKKSSESSSYIDKEYMEPDVVEELYEEGSAMLSERLDTKYPVCNMFKLFMCAVCQVEIKPGEGISIHEGAPDSRKFRPWDGPFLCSSCQEKKEAMEGKRSSGRISSGSDE